The Fulvivirga maritima genome segment TAATATTCCTTCAACACAACTGGATGAATTGAAGAAGCTGGATAAGAGTAAATCTTATTTTATCCACTGCAGAATGGGAGGAAGAAGTGCTATGGTTTCTATGATTATGGCACAAGAGGGGTTTAGCCATATTTATAATCTGAATGAAGAGTTTAGTAAGCTACAAGCTCTGAGTATTAACGGAGATTTGAGAATTAGAAAAGTTTCCTAAAATGAGACGGATTGTGTTAAAAGAAGGTGTTGTAGGCTTATTTGAGGTTGATTTGTTCTTTGGCACACCAGTTGTTATCTCATTATTAGGTTTAGGTTGATTAATAGAGCTGTATATTTTTCGTTTTTAGTTGGTTTTAATATACAGCTTAGAGCCGCCCTCTGGTAAAGGGCGGCTTTTTCTTTTATTGATTAAATCTTGTAATATATTAAGTGCGTTTCAGATGAGGGATATGAGAAATAATCATTTTTGGGTCGAAATCTCAAAATGAAACTACAAAACCTAAAATGGGAGAAAGTAGAGATTTGAAACCTCTAAATTACGTTTTTTAGCCACTTTTTGCTGTTGGCACACCAATTGACTTATAGTTAAACGTTAGGTTTAGGTTAAAATAAGCTGTAGTTGTATTTAGTTGGTTTTAAGATTTACAGCTTATGAAGCCGCCTTTGTGGTTAGGGGCGGCTTTTCTTTTTTACTAACATCAACAATCCCACAAAAGTAAAAGCTCCATTCAGGATTAATATCTCAAAACCGAATTCGTAGCCTCCGAGTAATTCCTTAGAATAATTGTTTATAAGTAAGGATAAAATAGGAGATATGATACATACCAATGGTACCCATTTGTC includes the following:
- a CDS encoding rhodanese-like domain-containing protein, coding for MKAFRNLNSQEFVELYNSTPFAVLLDVRTEKEFKQEAFKSALNIPSTQLDELKKLDKSKSYFIHCRMGGRSAMVSMIMAQEGFSHIYNLNEEFSKLQALSINGDLRIRKVS